AGCCCCCACCGCAGGCGCTCCGCCTCATCCAAGCCGACCCGCCGTTCCGCCCAGCCCTCAGGCGTCTTGAGGTACTGCCGGATCGGCAGCGCATCGAAGAACTCGTTGGCGAGCAGGAAGATCGGCGCTTCGGGAAGATCGTCGAGACTGTCCGCCCAACGCACGACCCGGCCGGCCAAGGCCCGCTCCTGGACCGCACGCAAGCCCGGGCTGGCCTCGATCAGCACCACCTCGGCCGCCTCCAGGAAGGCGGGCAGCAGAGCAAGCGCGCGCAGCGCGTCCGCCATCAAAGTACCGCGCCCCGGTCCCAGTTCGATCAGCAGGCAGCGCGCGGGCCGACCCTGCGCCTGCCAGCAGGCACCGGCCCAGAGTCCCAGAAGCTCGCCGAACATCTGGCTGATCTCCGGCGCGGTGGTGAAGTGGCCCTCACGGCCCAGGGGATCCGCGCGGGTGTAGACGCCCTCGGCCGGATCGAACAGGCAGGCCGTCATGTATTCCGCGACGGACAGCGAACCCTGGGTGCGAATCCGCCGGGCCAGCCGCCGGCCGAGCGGCGTCACCGGGCCGGGGCCGACCGCCGCGACCAGAAGATCAGGGCAAGGCCGCCCAGCACCATGGGCAGGGACAGCAGTTGGCCCATGGTCGCACCGGCAAAGAGGAACCCGAGATAGGCGTCCGGCTGACGGAACAGCTCGCCGACGATCCGCGCCGATCCGTAACCGACCAGGAACCAGCCGCTCAGGTAGCCCTTGTGCTTCAGCCCGCCGCTCTTCACCAGGGCGAACAGCAACAGGAAGAGCAGCAAGCCCTCCAGGCTCGCCTGATAGAGCTGGCTCGGGTGGCGCGGCTCCGGCCCGCCGCCGGGAAAGATCATGCCCCAGGAGACGTCGGTGACCCGGCCGTAGAGTTCTCCATTGGCGAAGTTGGCGAGACGCCCGAGAAAGATGCCGATCGGCGCGGCGCAACCGATCATGTCGGTCAGATGGAGAAAGCTGCCGGCCCGCTTGCGCATGTAAAGCCACATGGCCGCGATCACGCCCAGCAAGCCGCCGTGGAAGGCCATGCCGCCCTGCCAAAGTGCCAGCGCACTCAAGGGGTTATCGGCGAATTGGCCCGGCTGGTAGAAGAGGACGTAGCCGATCCGGCCGCCCAGCACGACGCCCAGCGTCGCCCAGACCAGGAAGTCGTCCATGTCCTCCTTGGACAGACCCGAGGGCGACTTTTCGGTCAGCCAGCGTGCGTAGCGCCAAGCCAGCAGGAGACCGACGATATAGCTCAGCGCGTACCAGCGAATCTGAAAGAAGCCGAGATCGAGCGCCACAGGATCGATGTTCGGAAAAGCAATCGCGGCGAGCAGAGGCTGCAGGTCGGACATGGGGCGCTCGCTTCCGCTTAGCGATAGGGGTCGTCGGTGAGCAGGTGGTCGCGCAGGTAACTGGCGATCCCCGCCTCCAACGTCGTGAAGGGCTTGTCGTAGCCGGCCTGGCGCAACCGCTCGAGCCGCGCTTCCGTGAAGTACTGGTAGCTGTCCCGGATCGCCTCCGGCGTCGGCACGTAGTCGATCCGCTCCGGCCTGTCCATGGCGGCGAAGACCCCGCGCGCCAGGTCGAGGAAGCTGCGGGCCCGACCGCTTCCGACATTGAACAGGCCGCTCGCCCGGCCGTTGTCGTAGAGCCAGAGCATCACGGCGACGCAGTCGCCGACCCAGACGAAGTCGCGTTGCTGCCCGCCGTCGGCGTAGTCGGGGTGATGGGACTGGAACAGCCGTGCGCCGCCGCTTTCGCGAATTTGCCGGAAGAGGTGCCAGGCGACGGAG
The window above is part of the Algihabitans albus genome. Proteins encoded here:
- a CDS encoding class I SAM-dependent methyltransferase; the encoded protein is MTPLGRRLARRIRTQGSLSVAEYMTACLFDPAEGVYTRADPLGREGHFTTAPEISQMFGELLGLWAGACWQAQGRPARCLLIELGPGRGTLMADALRALALLPAFLEAAEVVLIEASPGLRAVQERALAGRVVRWADSLDDLPEAPIFLLANEFFDALPIRQYLKTPEGWAERRVGLDEAERLRWGLSTPLPGHPPGLTPAKQAAPVGALVETCTAGETITGEIGRRLRTHGGAALAVDYGYHPSTAGETFQALARHKTTDPLSEPGRADLTAHVDFEALATASGATAHGPVDQGRLLQALGIEARAQTLKAKATPQQAADIDIALRRLTAPDQMGRLFKALALTAEGAPAPPGFPA
- the lgt gene encoding prolipoprotein diacylglyceryl transferase; translated protein: MLAAIAFPNIDPVALDLGFFQIRWYALSYIVGLLLAWRYARWLTEKSPSGLSKEDMDDFLVWATLGVVLGGRIGYVLFYQPGQFADNPLSALALWQGGMAFHGGLLGVIAAMWLYMRKRAGSFLHLTDMIGCAAPIGIFLGRLANFANGELYGRVTDVSWGMIFPGGGPEPRHPSQLYQASLEGLLLFLLLFALVKSGGLKHKGYLSGWFLVGYGSARIVGELFRQPDAYLGFLFAGATMGQLLSLPMVLGGLALIFWSRRSAPAR